In a genomic window of Pontibacter liquoris:
- a CDS encoding ABC transporter permease yields the protein MLQNYFKTASRNLLRNKVYAAINIVGLAAGIAACILIFLYVKDEVSYDRYNTKADRIYRVTRDFLSNDGTVSLSLGHVAPPFGPLLKQEFPDIQALARTLNSTLLLEDKTSQKRFNEEHVYFAEPDIFKIFTIPVKQGNPEKSLDEPFTVLLSEKMAQKYYPGQDPSGKVLTVNNAFSVKVAGVYEDFPVNAHFHPDFLMSFTTLNDTTIYGSENLKTNWGNNSFGTYFLLPENYPVDKLQAQMPAFLDKVLAGTDHARGRKPSEFTHLYLQKLTDIHLKSHLDSEEETNGELATVLILAAVALVILLIACINYINLSTARSTSRAKEVGVRKVVGALKGDLVKQFLLESVVVAIIATLLGLGLTELSLPWLNDFAQKDLHLHVFSDPVILGFVLLLPLLIGLLAGLYPALYLTRFEPARVLKGSLSNSSKNPTMRKALVIVQFSISIALIIATGVMYRQLLFMQNKALGFDKEKLIVLPYYSSLAPQYEAFKAELMKSSSIQGVGKSLLVPSDRLLNSMGAGVLKGDSMAKTDVTIKYVNVDQDLFDTYKVKLAAGRNFSRQHPTDDSAAFILNETAVKMIGWQEPQQAVDQVFQYGDTRGRIIGVVKDFHFESLHQEIAPMVFLMSRSDSYTNVSIRYSGDPKQALAHIESVWNKFAPDQIFRYDFMDELYSAMYKTEQRKGQIFTVFSCIAIFIACLGLFGLASYTTVQRTKEIGIRKVFGASILKIVTLLSSDFLKLVLIANLLAWPIAWYAMSRWLEDYAYRVTIGTGIFLLAAFLAFIIAIVTISFHAIKAASANPVKALRTE from the coding sequence ATGCTGCAGAACTACTTTAAGACTGCCAGCCGTAACCTGCTGCGCAACAAAGTATACGCTGCCATTAACATTGTCGGCCTTGCTGCCGGCATAGCCGCCTGTATCCTCATCTTTCTGTACGTGAAAGATGAGGTCAGCTACGACCGCTACAATACCAAGGCAGACCGCATTTACCGCGTTACCCGCGATTTTTTGTCGAACGATGGCACAGTGAGCCTGAGCCTGGGGCATGTGGCGCCGCCATTCGGGCCACTGCTTAAGCAGGAGTTCCCGGACATTCAGGCGCTGGCCCGCACGCTCAACTCCACGCTGCTGCTGGAAGACAAAACCTCGCAAAAGCGCTTTAACGAGGAGCATGTATACTTTGCCGAGCCGGATATCTTTAAGATCTTCACTATTCCGGTAAAGCAAGGCAACCCCGAAAAATCGCTGGACGAGCCGTTTACGGTGCTGCTGAGCGAGAAGATGGCGCAGAAGTATTATCCCGGCCAGGACCCATCCGGCAAGGTACTGACCGTGAACAATGCCTTCAGCGTGAAGGTAGCGGGCGTGTACGAGGACTTCCCGGTAAACGCGCATTTTCATCCGGATTTCCTGATGTCGTTTACTACCCTGAACGACACGACCATTTACGGATCGGAGAACCTGAAGACCAACTGGGGCAATAACTCTTTCGGCACCTATTTCCTGTTACCGGAAAATTACCCGGTAGACAAGCTGCAGGCGCAGATGCCCGCCTTTCTGGACAAAGTACTGGCCGGCACCGACCATGCCCGGGGCCGCAAACCATCCGAGTTCACGCACCTGTACCTGCAGAAACTCACCGATATCCACCTGAAGTCGCACCTGGACTCGGAGGAAGAAACAAACGGTGAACTGGCGACGGTGCTTATCCTGGCGGCAGTAGCCTTGGTCATTCTGCTGATTGCCTGCATCAACTACATCAACCTAAGCACCGCCCGCTCCACGAGCCGCGCCAAAGAAGTAGGCGTGCGCAAAGTAGTGGGCGCTCTGAAAGGCGATCTAGTAAAGCAGTTCCTGCTGGAGTCGGTGGTGGTCGCCATTATAGCAACGTTGCTGGGCCTGGGCCTTACGGAGCTCTCGCTACCTTGGCTAAACGACTTTGCGCAGAAGGATCTGCACCTGCACGTGTTCAGTGATCCTGTTATACTTGGCTTTGTGCTGCTGCTCCCTTTGCTGATCGGGTTGCTGGCTGGTTTATACCCTGCCCTGTACCTGACGCGCTTTGAGCCGGCCCGGGTGCTGAAAGGCTCCCTGAGCAACAGCTCTAAAAACCCCACCATGCGCAAGGCACTGGTGATCGTGCAGTTCTCCATCTCCATTGCCCTGATCATTGCCACAGGCGTGATGTACCGGCAGCTGCTCTTTATGCAGAACAAGGCGCTGGGCTTCGACAAGGAAAAACTGATCGTGCTCCCCTATTACAGCTCGCTTGCGCCGCAGTATGAAGCTTTTAAAGCCGAACTGATGAAATCATCTTCCATCCAGGGCGTTGGCAAGTCGTTGCTGGTACCTTCCGACAGGCTGCTCAACTCGATGGGCGCCGGCGTGCTGAAGGGCGATAGTATGGCTAAAACAGATGTGACGATCAAGTATGTGAATGTAGACCAGGACCTGTTCGACACCTACAAAGTAAAGCTGGCCGCCGGCAGAAACTTCAGCCGCCAGCATCCCACCGACGACTCTGCCGCTTTCATACTGAATGAGACTGCGGTAAAAATGATCGGCTGGCAGGAGCCGCAGCAAGCCGTGGACCAGGTATTTCAGTATGGCGATACGCGGGGCCGCATTATTGGGGTGGTAAAGGACTTTCATTTCGAGTCGCTGCACCAAGAGATTGCCCCGATGGTGTTCCTGATGTCGCGGTCCGACAGCTACACGAACGTGAGCATCCGGTATAGCGGCGATCCGAAGCAGGCCCTGGCGCACATCGAATCCGTGTGGAACAAGTTTGCACCGGATCAGATCTTCCGCTACGACTTTATGGATGAACTGTATAGCGCCATGTATAAAACAGAACAGCGCAAAGGCCAGATATTTACCGTGTTCTCGTGCATTGCCATCTTTATAGCCTGTCTGGGTTTATTTGGCCTGGCCTCTTATACTACCGTGCAGCGCACCAAAGAGATCGGTATCCGCAAAGTGTTTGGCGCCTCCATCCTGAAGATCGTCACGCTGCTGTCCAGCGACTTTCTGAAGCTGGTGCTGATCGCAAACCTACTGGCCTGGCCGATTGCCTGGTATGCCATGAGCCGCTGGCTCGAAGATTATGCTTACCGTGTGACAATAGGAACAGGCATCTTTCTGCTGGCTGCTTTCCTGGCCTTTATCATCGCCATTGTCACTATCAGCTTCCATGCCATCAAAGCTGCCTCGGCGAATCCGGTGAAGGCCTTGCGGACAGAATAA
- a CDS encoding ABC transporter ATP-binding protein → MNKEEMIIETENLQKKYITDTVETTALAGVDLKIKQGEFVAIMGPSGCGKSTLLNILGMLDSPSAGNFRFLGQEISKATERQRAKLRKENLGFVFQSFNLIDELTVEENIALPLAYLGVSKAETEKRTKAAMERMGIAHRRNHFPQQLSGGQQQRVAIARATVSNPSLILADEPTGNLDSVHGREVMALLSELNEAGTTVVMVTHSPSDAEYAHRIVNLFDGQIVTENLNVKRHAAELL, encoded by the coding sequence ATGAACAAGGAAGAAATGATCATCGAAACGGAGAACCTCCAGAAGAAGTACATCACCGACACGGTAGAAACCACGGCCCTGGCTGGTGTGGACCTCAAGATCAAACAAGGTGAGTTTGTAGCTATCATGGGCCCATCAGGCTGCGGCAAGTCTACGCTGCTCAACATCCTGGGCATGCTCGACAGCCCTTCTGCCGGTAACTTCCGCTTCCTGGGCCAGGAGATCAGCAAAGCCACCGAGCGCCAGCGCGCCAAACTGCGCAAAGAGAACCTGGGCTTTGTATTCCAGAGCTTTAACCTGATCGATGAACTGACCGTGGAGGAGAACATTGCCCTGCCCCTGGCGTACCTGGGCGTGTCGAAGGCGGAGACGGAGAAGCGTACAAAAGCCGCCATGGAGCGCATGGGCATTGCGCACCGCCGCAACCACTTCCCGCAGCAGCTCTCCGGTGGCCAGCAGCAGCGTGTGGCCATAGCCCGTGCCACCGTATCAAATCCCAGCCTGATCCTGGCCGACGAACCGACCGGTAACCTGGACTCGGTGCATGGCCGTGAAGTGATGGCACTGCTCTCGGAACTGAATGAGGCCGGCACAACGGTCGTGATGGTAACGCACTCTCCTTCCGACGCCGAGTACGCCCACCGTATTGTAAACTTATTTGATGGACAAATCGTGACGGAGAACCTCAACGTGAAACGTCATGCTGCAGAACTACTTTAA
- a CDS encoding efflux RND transporter periplasmic adaptor subunit gives MDRVIEKKKNTPKKIALIAAGATVLVVIVYNLLFAEHTSKLNVDSERITLGQVQDGVFQEFIAIDGSVEPLKSFYLDIIEGGRVDKIYTDDGRMVQKGDTILKLSNTTLQIDFMTRETQLYDLMNERQNSEIQMKQDLIKKQNELAEISYNLALIARKYKRNQLLIKEKVIPQEEFEASRDEFDYQSKRKELADRSVKQDTRLMEERLRQLDESISRMKANINMARGTLNNLYVIAPFTGQLSTLKAEVGESKAPGENIGQIDDMNGYKVKANIDEHYISRVFPNQTGSFDFNGKTYQVKVSKVIPEVQNNTFQVDMVFAGGSIPEGIRRGQTLQIKLNLNDGGLAILVPRGGFYQSTGGNWIFVVDKSGDFATKRTIKLGRQNPNYYEVLDGLQPGEKVVLSSYDNYGDIDRLELK, from the coding sequence ATGGACCGCGTAATTGAAAAAAAGAAAAACACGCCTAAAAAAATTGCCCTCATCGCTGCCGGCGCGACCGTGCTGGTGGTCATTGTCTATAACCTGCTGTTTGCCGAGCATACTTCCAAACTGAATGTAGACAGCGAGCGCATTACGCTGGGCCAGGTGCAGGATGGTGTTTTCCAGGAGTTCATCGCCATCGATGGATCGGTAGAACCGCTGAAGAGCTTTTACCTCGATATTATAGAAGGTGGCCGCGTGGATAAGATCTATACCGACGATGGCCGCATGGTGCAGAAAGGCGACACGATCCTGAAGCTCTCCAACACCACCCTGCAGATCGACTTTATGACGCGTGAAACCCAGCTCTACGACCTGATGAACGAGCGCCAGAACTCGGAGATCCAGATGAAGCAGGACCTGATTAAAAAGCAGAACGAACTGGCCGAGATCAGCTATAACCTGGCCCTGATTGCCCGCAAGTATAAACGCAACCAGCTGCTGATTAAAGAGAAAGTGATCCCGCAGGAAGAATTTGAAGCCTCGCGGGATGAATTTGACTACCAGAGCAAACGCAAAGAACTCGCCGACCGCTCTGTGAAGCAGGACACCCGCCTGATGGAAGAGCGCCTGCGCCAGCTCGATGAGTCTATCAGCCGCATGAAAGCCAACATCAACATGGCCCGGGGCACGCTGAACAACCTGTACGTAATAGCCCCTTTTACCGGCCAGCTCTCTACCCTGAAAGCAGAAGTAGGCGAATCCAAAGCGCCGGGTGAGAACATCGGCCAGATAGACGACATGAACGGCTACAAGGTAAAAGCCAATATCGACGAGCATTACATCTCCCGCGTTTTCCCGAACCAGACCGGCTCCTTCGACTTCAATGGCAAAACCTACCAGGTAAAAGTATCCAAAGTGATTCCGGAAGTGCAGAACAACACCTTCCAGGTAGATATGGTATTTGCCGGCGGCAGCATACCCGAGGGCATCCGCCGTGGCCAGACGCTGCAGATCAAGCTCAACCTGAACGATGGCGGCCTGGCCATACTCGTACCGCGGGGCGGTTTTTACCAGAGCACCGGCGGCAACTGGATCTTTGTAGTGGATAAGTCAGGCGATTTTGCAACCAAGCGCACCATTAAGCTGGGCCGCCAGAACCCTAACTATTACGAAGTGCTGGATGGCCTGCAGCCCGGCGAAAAAGTAGTGCTCTCCTCCTACGACAACTACGGCGACATTGACCGGTTGGAGTTAAAGTAG
- a CDS encoding sigma-54-dependent transcriptional regulator, protein MNKLACKVLIVDDEEDILTAGRLLLKQHFATVLTTSDPYRLPALLQEHQFDVVLLDMNYSTGATSSKEGFHWLKQILQQDPSVIVILMTAYGDIELAVRALKQGATDFVLKPWQNDKLVAILKTACQAKSQPDKRSAGSAAQGNTVYHFDDFIGVSPAMQRVYQTIDKVAATDANVLILGENGTGKEVAARALHRKSKRAGKAFEKVDLGAVSETLFESELFGHAKGAFTDAKEDRMGRIEAANGGTLFLDELGNLSSALQAKLLTVLQSRQVIRLGTNKPRPVDVRLVCATNMPLYEMVREGTFRQDLLYRINTVEINLPPLRERREDIKLLVEHFLQVYRNKYSRPGLRIGPQTLRRLSDYHWPGNIRELDHAMERAVILCDGDELHPDDFYLAPGEQAHSMKQVPVTEAGSDYTLDALEKMMVQKALVKHAGNITHAAKELGITRTALYRRIEKHGL, encoded by the coding sequence ATGAATAAGCTTGCCTGCAAAGTATTGATCGTAGACGATGAGGAGGATATCCTGACAGCCGGCAGGCTGCTTTTAAAGCAGCACTTTGCCACTGTGCTGACGACTTCGGATCCGTATCGCCTGCCGGCACTATTGCAGGAGCACCAGTTCGATGTGGTGTTGCTGGATATGAACTACAGCACCGGGGCCACCTCCAGCAAAGAGGGCTTTCACTGGCTCAAACAGATCCTGCAGCAGGACCCATCGGTGATCGTTATTTTGATGACGGCTTACGGCGACATTGAGCTGGCCGTGCGTGCCTTAAAACAAGGGGCCACTGATTTTGTGCTCAAACCCTGGCAGAACGACAAGCTGGTCGCAATACTTAAAACAGCCTGCCAGGCAAAGAGCCAGCCTGATAAACGGTCAGCCGGGAGTGCGGCGCAAGGCAACACTGTGTATCATTTTGATGATTTTATCGGCGTGTCGCCGGCCATGCAGCGCGTCTACCAGACCATCGACAAAGTAGCCGCCACCGATGCCAACGTGCTTATACTTGGCGAGAACGGCACGGGCAAAGAAGTAGCGGCCCGTGCCCTGCACCGGAAGTCTAAGCGGGCGGGCAAGGCCTTTGAGAAAGTAGACCTGGGAGCTGTAAGCGAAACGCTGTTTGAAAGCGAACTGTTCGGCCATGCCAAAGGCGCCTTTACCGATGCCAAAGAAGACCGGATGGGGCGCATTGAGGCGGCCAACGGCGGCACCCTGTTCCTCGACGAGTTGGGCAACCTTTCGTCTGCGCTGCAGGCCAAACTGCTTACCGTGCTGCAGAGCCGGCAGGTTATCCGGCTGGGTACCAACAAGCCGCGGCCAGTCGATGTACGCCTGGTCTGTGCCACCAACATGCCGCTGTATGAGATGGTGCGCGAAGGTACTTTCCGCCAGGATCTGCTCTACCGCATCAACACGGTGGAGATAAACCTGCCGCCCCTGCGCGAGCGGCGTGAAGATATAAAACTATTGGTGGAGCATTTTCTGCAGGTATATCGCAACAAGTATAGCCGCCCCGGGCTGCGTATCGGCCCACAAACCTTGCGCCGCCTCAGCGACTATCACTGGCCTGGCAATATCCGCGAACTGGACCATGCCATGGAACGGGCCGTTATACTTTGCGACGGCGACGAGCTGCATCCGGACGATTTTTACCTGGCGCCGGGGGAGCAGGCACATTCGATGAAGCAAGTGCCTGTAACCGAAGCCGGCAGCGATTATACCCTGGATGCGCTGGAGAAAATGATGGTACAGAAAGCCCTGGTAAAGCATGCCGGCAACATTACGCATGCGGCCAAAGAACTGGGCATTACCCGCACAGCCCTTTATCGCAGAATTGAAAAACATGGTTTATAA
- a CDS encoding sensor histidine kinase produces MVYNAFRLKLLLRLFVLIGAIVLLLLVLYRTDWYVTAFCLGLLVVFEVYELMHFVERTNRDLSSFLEAIRHSDFTQRFAASKANTTYQELYNAFNDITAAFQRVKSEKQANHLYLQAIVEHVGIGLLSYDEEGEVYLVNQVTKELLHVPHLHTIRSLDRVSEELVQVLENIGNHEKALVTIQLRHEQLLLTLHATELVSQGRKLKIVSLQNIQSELEEQELQTWQKVIRVLTHEIMNSITPIISLTATVGGLLDSQVIDRQKAGEPLEEETLEDMQAGLRIIEKRSTGMLHFVKNYRRLMRLPTPELRPVKVNELLRNVRTLLAPEMETHRVQLSFYLPDENVQLLADAEQLEQVLINLVKNGMEACQHVADPCVDVVSFVDEKDKTRLHINVTDNGPGIPEDVIDKIFIPFYTTKKQGSGIGLSLSKQIMQQHGGSIRVHSKPGQPTTFSLHLKVIMNEKILNN; encoded by the coding sequence ATGGTTTATAACGCCTTTCGGCTGAAGCTGCTGCTGCGGCTATTCGTACTGATCGGGGCCATTGTGTTGCTGCTGCTGGTGCTCTACCGCACCGACTGGTACGTAACGGCTTTCTGCCTCGGGCTGCTCGTGGTGTTTGAAGTATATGAGCTGATGCATTTTGTGGAGCGCACAAACCGCGACCTAAGCAGTTTTCTGGAAGCCATCCGCCACTCTGACTTTACCCAACGCTTTGCAGCCAGCAAGGCAAACACCACCTACCAGGAGCTCTACAACGCTTTCAACGACATAACGGCGGCTTTTCAGCGGGTAAAATCTGAGAAGCAGGCCAACCACTTATACCTGCAGGCTATTGTGGAACATGTGGGTATCGGCTTACTCTCTTATGATGAAGAAGGGGAAGTATACCTGGTGAACCAGGTAACCAAAGAGCTGCTGCATGTGCCCCACCTGCATACCATTCGGTCCCTTGATCGGGTAAGTGAGGAGTTGGTGCAGGTCCTGGAAAACATCGGTAACCACGAAAAGGCGCTTGTCACCATACAGCTTCGGCACGAACAGCTGCTGCTCACTTTGCACGCCACGGAACTGGTATCGCAGGGGCGAAAGCTCAAGATCGTCTCGCTGCAAAACATTCAATCGGAGCTGGAAGAGCAGGAATTGCAAACCTGGCAAAAGGTGATTCGGGTGCTGACGCATGAGATCATGAACTCCATAACCCCGATTATTTCGCTTACCGCCACGGTGGGTGGCCTGCTGGATTCGCAGGTCATAGACCGGCAAAAGGCGGGGGAGCCGCTGGAGGAAGAAACGCTGGAGGATATGCAGGCGGGCCTGCGCATCATCGAAAAACGGAGCACCGGCATGCTGCACTTTGTTAAAAATTACCGCCGTCTGATGCGCCTGCCTACCCCCGAGCTACGGCCCGTAAAAGTGAACGAGCTGCTGCGCAATGTACGCACGCTGCTGGCGCCTGAAATGGAAACCCACCGGGTGCAGCTCTCTTTTTACCTGCCCGACGAAAACGTGCAGCTGCTGGCCGATGCCGAGCAGCTGGAGCAGGTGCTCATTAACCTGGTAAAGAACGGCATGGAAGCCTGCCAGCATGTTGCGGATCCTTGCGTGGATGTAGTGTCCTTTGTAGATGAAAAAGATAAAACCAGGCTCCACATCAACGTAACCGACAATGGGCCCGGCATTCCGGAAGATGTGATCGACAAGATCTTTATCCCTTTTTATACGACCAAAAAACAGGGTTCCGGCATTGGACTGAGCTTATCCAAGCAGATCATGCAGCAGCACGGCGGCAGCATCCGGGTGCATAGCAAACCCGGCCAACCCACCACGTTTAGCCTGCACCTGAAGGTGATCATGAATGAAAAAATTTTGAATAACTGA
- the trxA gene encoding thioredoxin yields the protein MAKKSFQELINSPGMPVLVDFYADWCGPCKSMSPVVEQVASEYSGKLKVIKINVDNNQAAAAQYRVQGVPTFILFHKGQQVWRQSGAMPANVLKQAVQKALV from the coding sequence ATGGCAAAGAAATCTTTTCAGGAACTCATCAACAGCCCGGGTATGCCGGTGCTGGTAGACTTTTATGCCGACTGGTGCGGCCCCTGCAAATCCATGAGCCCGGTAGTGGAGCAGGTTGCCAGCGAGTATAGCGGCAAGCTAAAAGTGATCAAAATAAACGTGGATAACAACCAGGCGGCTGCCGCGCAGTACCGGGTGCAGGGTGTGCCCACCTTCATCCTCTTTCACAAAGGCCAGCAAGTATGGCGGCAATCCGGCGCTATGCCTGCCAACGTGTTGAAGCAGGCGGTGCAGAAAGCGCTGGTTTAA
- a CDS encoding class I SAM-dependent methyltransferase → MENYALYFDSNRQVWNERTRVHVQSKFYDVAAFKEGKLSLTPLELEEMQDEVTGKSLLHLQCHFGLDTLSWARLGAHATGIDLSDVAIAEAQKLNQELGLDARFVCANVYELPAHLQGQFDVVYTSFGVVGWLPDLDRWAAVIAHFLKPGGVFYLAEFHPVVWMFDDNFQYVQYAYHNTHQPIITQNQGTYTDRSAPIAGTEYSWNHGLAEVINALLSQGLQLEFLHEFPYSPYNCFNNTEQSPDGNWRIKNMADKIPMVYSLKARKMASHSAPDKQ, encoded by the coding sequence ATGGAAAATTACGCTTTGTACTTTGACAGTAACCGCCAGGTGTGGAACGAGCGCACGCGCGTGCACGTCCAATCCAAGTTTTATGATGTGGCTGCCTTTAAAGAAGGCAAGCTCTCGCTTACGCCCCTGGAGCTGGAGGAGATGCAGGACGAAGTTACCGGCAAGTCGCTGTTGCACCTGCAGTGCCATTTCGGGCTTGATACACTCTCGTGGGCGCGACTCGGCGCGCATGCAACAGGTATCGACCTGTCGGATGTGGCCATTGCCGAAGCACAGAAGTTAAACCAGGAACTAGGGCTGGATGCCCGCTTTGTGTGCGCCAATGTGTACGAGTTGCCCGCGCACCTGCAAGGGCAGTTTGACGTGGTTTATACTTCGTTTGGCGTAGTGGGCTGGCTTCCGGATCTGGACCGCTGGGCTGCCGTTATTGCGCATTTCCTCAAGCCTGGGGGCGTGTTTTACCTGGCGGAGTTTCACCCGGTGGTATGGATGTTCGATGACAATTTCCAGTACGTGCAGTATGCTTACCACAACACCCACCAACCCATCATCACCCAAAATCAGGGCACCTACACCGACCGCAGCGCGCCTATCGCCGGCACGGAATATAGCTGGAACCATGGCCTGGCCGAAGTGATCAATGCGCTGCTTTCCCAGGGTCTGCAACTCGAATTCCTTCATGAATTTCCATACTCACCCTACAACTGTTTCAACAATACCGAGCAGAGCCCGGACGGTAACTGGCGCATCAAAAATATGGCCGATAAAATACCCATGGTTTATTCGCTGAAAGCCAGAAAAATGGCATCACATAGCGCGCCAGACAAGCAGTAG
- a CDS encoding response regulator, protein MDNLKPLTVAIADDHTLFRKGVIAILGGYKEVTVLADAGNGADLLEKIEDKLPDVVILDLEMPEMDGVVTARYLTTKYPKVKVLILSSEGEESLVDKLMGDGVQGCLLKSAEPEELRTALQHLLAGHTYPAK, encoded by the coding sequence ATGGATAATTTAAAGCCACTTACGGTGGCCATCGCCGATGATCATACGCTGTTCAGGAAAGGCGTGATTGCTATACTAGGGGGCTATAAGGAAGTAACTGTTCTGGCCGATGCCGGCAATGGGGCTGATCTGCTGGAAAAAATCGAAGACAAGCTGCCGGATGTCGTGATCCTGGATCTGGAAATGCCGGAGATGGATGGCGTGGTTACGGCCCGGTATTTAACCACAAAGTATCCGAAAGTGAAAGTGCTCATCCTGTCCTCAGAGGGCGAAGAATCGCTGGTGGATAAGCTGATGGGAGATGGGGTGCAGGGCTGTTTGCTGAAAAGCGCCGAACCGGAGGAGCTGCGCACAGCTCTGCAACATCTGCTGGCCGGCCATACTTATCCTGCTAAATAG
- a CDS encoding HNH endonuclease: MARREQQQVCELCGRAVQHLSRHHLVPREEGGRYGATADLCQPCHSTIHLHLSNHELAKSYNSIEALQKADALQKYLRWVKNKPLERISNRRGKSRRK; the protein is encoded by the coding sequence ATGGCCCGAAGGGAGCAGCAACAGGTATGCGAATTATGCGGGCGGGCGGTGCAGCACCTCTCGCGCCACCACCTGGTGCCCCGCGAAGAGGGCGGCCGTTATGGTGCTACCGCCGACCTGTGCCAGCCCTGCCACAGCACCATTCACCTGCACCTGAGCAACCACGAACTGGCCAAATCCTATAACTCCATCGAAGCCCTGCAAAAGGCGGACGCGCTGCAGAAATACCTGCGGTGGGTAAAGAACAAACCTCTGGAGCGTATCTCGAACCGCCGCGGAAAAAGCCGCCGCAAATAA
- a CDS encoding nicotinate phosphoribosyltransferase, producing the protein MKLKDIYASSLTLLTDLYQLTMAYGYWKQGMAEQEAVFHMYFRKNPFGGGYTVAAGLEYVVHYLQELQFEEEDLAYLATVKGTQGQPLFETSFLDYLRDMRFSCTVDAVPEGTVVFPAEPLLRVRGPLLQAQLIETPLLTIVNFQTLIATKAARITDAAKGDPVIEFGMRRAQGIDGALAATRAAYVGGADATSNLLAGKLFNIPVKGTHAHSWVQAFNTEEEAFEAYGDAFPQDSVFLVDTYNTLEGIKNAIAVAQKLQPQGFNFGGIRLDSGDLTYLSVEARKLLDAAGFTAASIVASNDLDEHIITSLKQEGAKVNVWGVGTKMVTAYDQPALGGVYKLAAIRHENGDWDYKLKLSEQRAKTSTPGILQVRRFFDGDGYQADMIYNEMAPLPKKNVIVDPLDSTRRKTVAAGTTFKELLQPVFDQGKLVYTLPELSAIKAKTKAELNLLHESIRRYLNPHSYPAGLEEGLHQYKIDLIIKLRQEQQEV; encoded by the coding sequence ATGAAACTGAAAGATATTTACGCCTCCTCCTTAACCCTGCTCACCGATTTATACCAACTCACCATGGCCTACGGCTACTGGAAACAAGGGATGGCAGAGCAGGAAGCCGTGTTTCACATGTACTTCCGGAAAAATCCTTTCGGGGGTGGCTATACGGTAGCAGCCGGTCTGGAGTATGTGGTGCATTACCTGCAGGAGCTGCAGTTTGAGGAAGAAGACCTAGCCTACCTGGCCACGGTGAAAGGCACCCAGGGGCAACCGCTGTTCGAGACCAGTTTCCTAGACTATTTGCGCGACATGCGTTTCAGCTGCACGGTGGATGCCGTACCAGAAGGTACCGTGGTCTTTCCGGCAGAGCCGCTCCTGCGGGTGCGGGGCCCTTTGCTGCAGGCGCAGCTGATCGAAACGCCCCTGCTCACCATCGTCAATTTCCAGACACTGATCGCTACCAAAGCCGCCCGCATCACGGATGCCGCCAAAGGCGACCCGGTGATCGAATTTGGCATGCGCCGCGCACAAGGTATTGATGGTGCACTGGCCGCTACGCGGGCCGCTTATGTAGGCGGTGCCGATGCTACCTCGAACCTGCTGGCCGGTAAGCTCTTCAACATTCCGGTAAAAGGGACCCACGCCCATAGCTGGGTGCAGGCATTCAACACCGAAGAAGAGGCCTTTGAAGCTTACGGAGACGCTTTCCCGCAGGACTCGGTTTTCCTGGTGGACACCTATAACACGCTGGAAGGTATAAAGAACGCTATTGCGGTTGCTCAAAAACTTCAGCCGCAGGGCTTTAACTTCGGCGGTATACGGCTGGACTCGGGCGATCTGACTTACCTGAGCGTGGAAGCCCGCAAACTGCTGGATGCCGCCGGCTTTACGGCTGCCAGCATTGTGGCCAGCAACGACCTGGACGAGCACATTATTACCAGTCTGAAACAGGAAGGCGCCAAGGTGAATGTATGGGGCGTGGGCACCAAAATGGTCACAGCCTACGACCAGCCGGCACTGGGCGGTGTGTACAAACTGGCCGCTATCCGGCACGAGAACGGTGATTGGGATTACAAGCTCAAACTCTCCGAGCAACGGGCCAAAACCTCGACGCCCGGCATCCTGCAGGTGCGCCGCTTTTTTGACGGTGACGGGTACCAGGCGGATATGATCTACAACGAGATGGCGCCGTTGCCTAAAAAGAACGTGATCGTGGACCCGCTCGACAGCACCCGTAGAAAAACCGTGGCAGCCGGCACCACCTTTAAGGAGCTCCTGCAGCCTGTGTTTGACCAGGGCAAGCTGGTTTATACGTTGCCCGAGCTAAGCGCAATCAAAGCCAAAACAAAAGCAGAGCTAAACCTGCTGCACGAAAGTATACGCCGCTACCTGAACCCGCACAGCTACCCGGCTGGCCTAGAAGAAGGCTTGCACCAGTACAAGATCGACCTTATTATTAAGCTCCGCCAGGAACAGCAGGAAGTATAG